A genomic window from Anaeromicrobium sediminis includes:
- a CDS encoding ABC transporter substrate binding protein: MKNKIFGIVIIFIMCFQIISYGEEKNRVLVINSYSPTFISYDRLEAGIRSVLKKENVNLHMEYMDSKRFSDETHLRNFYESLSYKLSNGEKYDLIMATDDNALLFVEKYYDELFKGLPVVFSGVNDIEKGMSFNENPNFTGVLEAISLRETLDIIGNFQRNVSNVYFIMDKTTSSDATIEEIKNTMKYYENLKFRQLSLKEMSFDQLFSKISRINKKDSVIIMSAFKDMNDKSMTFEESLNEIIKNSKAPVYHLWEHGIGNGIVGGKVVSQYEQARTAATIALNILNGEEISIIKVVEKSPNKYIFDYKELKKHDISLNKIPNNSTILNKPFEELRKYKVWIQITIGFIFLSFVIIIILYKSILTRNKVEKELKIQKSYFKQLFEKSPEAILILDEYERVNHINKSFIELFKVNIEDIKGKTVEEVAIRYLEDEITIEQVMANWEDKLKSGEIYKDVVSINGRSGNRHLKITAYAIKNDSNYMGAYIICSDITNEKEREDTIEYLAYKDPLTDLYNRRFFNDKLKEEVQKGKDIAVMFMDLDGFKKINDTLGHGAGDIILKTCSQRLIDIMGKGEIIARMGGDEFIALFTNPEKINGIIGTSQKIIESIEEPFYTDKEKIYLSASIGIAKYPEHGQDSGTLIKNADIAMYKAKKRKEEKIEIYVPELDEKIQEEFIIENNLRGALGKEEISVNYQPILNTHTNKIIGAETLIRWNSPELGYVSPFNFIPIAEQNGMIHEIGRWVLREACRQNKEWQNNGYDHMFIAVNVSVKQLEKKDFAKTVIDILNETGLDPKYLELEITETVYMENMDKIINVLKELDEVGVKFSIDDFGTGYSSLGELTRLDISKLKIDKSFIQDVFVSDNNAKVVEAIISMANSLNLNIVAEGVETKEQYDFLREQRCNMVQGYLFSKPLDSINFEELLKSE, from the coding sequence ATGAAAAATAAAATCTTTGGCATAGTTATTATTTTTATAATGTGTTTTCAAATAATCTCATATGGAGAAGAAAAGAATAGGGTGTTAGTTATAAACTCTTATAGTCCAACCTTTATTAGCTATGATAGATTAGAAGCTGGAATAAGAAGTGTTTTAAAGAAAGAAAATGTAAATTTGCATATGGAATATATGGATAGTAAGAGATTTTCTGATGAAACCCATTTAAGGAATTTCTATGAAAGCTTATCATACAAGCTTTCTAATGGAGAAAAATATGATTTAATAATGGCTACGGATGATAATGCATTATTATTTGTAGAAAAGTATTATGATGAACTATTTAAAGGGTTACCAGTGGTTTTCTCTGGAGTAAATGATATAGAAAAGGGAATGAGTTTTAATGAAAATCCTAATTTTACAGGAGTATTAGAGGCCATATCCTTAAGGGAGACCTTAGATATTATAGGGAACTTTCAAAGGAATGTGTCTAATGTATATTTTATAATGGATAAAACTACTAGTAGTGATGCCACTATAGAAGAAATAAAAAATACTATGAAATATTATGAGAACCTAAAATTTAGACAATTATCATTGAAAGAAATGTCATTTGATCAACTATTTAGTAAGATATCACGTATAAATAAAAAGGACAGTGTTATTATCATGTCTGCATTTAAGGATATGAATGATAAATCCATGACCTTTGAAGAAAGCCTAAATGAAATAATAAAAAATTCAAAGGCTCCCGTATACCATCTATGGGAACATGGCATTGGAAATGGAATTGTGGGAGGAAAGGTTGTAAGTCAGTATGAACAGGCAAGAACTGCCGCTACCATTGCATTAAATATTTTAAATGGAGAAGAGATAAGTATAATAAAAGTTGTGGAGAAGAGCCCTAATAAATATATTTTTGATTATAAGGAATTGAAAAAACATGATATAAGTTTAAATAAAATTCCAAATAACTCAACTATACTTAATAAACCCTTTGAAGAATTAAGAAAATATAAAGTATGGATTCAAATTACAATAGGGTTTATATTCCTTAGTTTTGTAATAATTATTATTTTGTACAAAAGCATATTAACCAGAAATAAAGTAGAAAAGGAATTAAAAATTCAAAAGTCTTATTTTAAACAATTATTTGAAAAATCTCCAGAAGCCATTTTAATATTAGATGAATATGAAAGAGTAAACCATATAAATAAGAGCTTCATAGAATTGTTTAAAGTAAATATAGAAGATATAAAGGGAAAAACCGTAGAAGAAGTAGCAATAAGATACTTGGAAGATGAAATTACCATAGAGCAGGTCATGGCTAATTGGGAAGATAAATTGAAAAGTGGCGAAATATATAAAGACGTTGTAAGTATTAATGGAAGAAGTGGAAATAGACACTTGAAAATAACTGCATATGCCATAAAAAACGATTCTAATTATATGGGAGCCTACATAATATGTTCAGATATAACCAATGAGAAAGAAAGGGAAGATACAATAGAATATCTAGCATACAAGGATCCTTTAACAGATCTGTATAATAGAAGGTTTTTTAACGACAAGTTAAAGGAAGAAGTACAAAAGGGCAAGGATATAGCTGTAATGTTTATGGATTTAGATGGATTTAAAAAGATTAATGATACCCTAGGCCATGGAGCAGGAGATATTATATTGAAGACTTGCTCTCAGAGACTTATAGATATTATGGGTAAAGGCGAAATAATTGCTAGAATGGGTGGAGATGAATTTATTGCGCTTTTTACTAACCCTGAAAAAATAAATGGAATAATAGGAACGTCCCAAAAAATTATAGAGTCCATAGAAGAGCCCTTTTATACGGATAAAGAAAAAATATATTTATCTGCCAGCATTGGAATAGCCAAATATCCAGAACATGGGCAAGATAGTGGAACATTAATTAAAAATGCGGACATTGCCATGTATAAAGCTAAAAAAAGAAAAGAAGAAAAGATAGAGATATATGTACCAGAGCTTGATGAAAAGATACAAGAAGAATTCATAATAGAAAATAATTTAAGAGGTGCATTAGGTAAAGAAGAAATAAGCGTTAATTATCAGCCCATACTAAATACCCATACAAACAAAATAATAGGAGCAGAAACCCTTATAAGATGGAATAGTCCAGAACTTGGTTATGTATCTCCCTTTAATTTCATCCCCATAGCAGAACAAAATGGTATGATACATGAAATAGGCAGATGGGTATTAAGAGAAGCTTGTAGGCAGAATAAGGAGTGGCAAAATAATGGGTATGATCATATGTTCATAGCTGTAAATGTATCTGTTAAACAATTGGAAAAGAAGGATTTTGCTAAGACCGTAATAGATATTTTAAATGAAACAGGCCTTGACCCTAAATATTTAGAATTAGAAATTACTGAGACTGTATACATGGAGAATATGGATAAGATAATTAATGTATTAAAGGAACTAGATGAAGTGGGAGTAAAGTTTTCTATAGATGATTTTGGGACGGGATACTCATCTTTAGGAGAACTAACTAGATTAGATATAAGTAAACTAAAGATAGATAAATCCTTCATACAAGATGTATTTGTAAGTGATAACAATGCTAAGGTAGTAGAGGCTATCATATCCATGGCCAATAGCTTGAATTTAAATATAGTAGCAGAAGGTGTAGAGACTAAAGAACAATATGATTTCTTAAGAGAACAAAGGTGCAATATGGTTCAAGGGTACTTGTTTAGCAAACCTTTAGATTCTATTAATTTTGAAGAACTCCTTAAGAGTGAATAG
- a CDS encoding S-layer homology domain-containing protein has product MKKIGILVLLISLLLTNTTFAMDKYIGIKEYEALYNNMNFSDIKNSPYKKSIYKLASLSIIRKNGSDKFYPSKSISKEEVITMLVRMAGKEEEVQEVIEKKKLNNNNELEAYLETAKKIKLITKEEAKNILYVSDEEEYKIEDKIDEELKKRPNYTEDEIKDLEEKIRSEMKHKYTWGELANREEVAIWISRIMGLNKIGGSSRQYVYNLKDYSKIKPENISLIERVLQLKIIEPIDGYFKPNSHMRRDEMAVILDKMSKKILELRGYSVKEGVIDSMEKFVVPVENLITGEITGKNNYVYTIRDESGEYNKISTEGDNGYIVYNKYNDTIGFPSDLNEYDYIEYWINDKKNIVYVEVK; this is encoded by the coding sequence TTGAAGAAAATAGGAATACTAGTACTTTTAATAAGCTTGTTGTTAACTAATACTACTTTTGCCATGGATAAATACATTGGAATTAAAGAATATGAAGCACTTTATAATAATATGAATTTTTCTGATATAAAAAACAGCCCTTATAAAAAATCCATTTATAAGCTGGCCAGTTTATCTATAATTAGGAAAAATGGTTCAGACAAGTTCTATCCAAGTAAGAGTATAAGTAAAGAAGAAGTTATAACTATGCTAGTAAGAATGGCTGGAAAAGAAGAAGAAGTTCAAGAAGTAATAGAAAAGAAAAAATTGAATAACAATAATGAGTTGGAAGCTTATTTAGAAACTGCTAAAAAAATTAAGCTAATAACTAAGGAAGAAGCTAAAAATATATTATATGTATCTGATGAAGAAGAATATAAAATAGAAGATAAGATTGATGAAGAATTAAAGAAAAGACCTAATTATACAGAGGATGAGATAAAAGATTTAGAGGAAAAAATAAGAAGTGAAATGAAACATAAATATACATGGGGTGAATTGGCAAATAGAGAAGAAGTGGCCATATGGATAAGTAGAATTATGGGCCTTAATAAAATAGGTGGATCTAGTAGACAATATGTATATAATTTAAAGGATTATTCAAAAATAAAACCAGAAAATATATCTTTAATTGAGCGAGTATTACAGCTTAAAATAATAGAACCAATAGATGGGTATTTTAAGCCTAATAGCCATATGCGTAGAGATGAAATGGCAGTAATCTTAGATAAAATGAGTAAAAAAATCCTTGAACTAAGGGGTTATTCTGTAAAAGAAGGCGTAATAGATAGTATGGAAAAGTTTGTAGTACCTGTAGAAAATTTGATAACAGGAGAGATAACGGGGAAAAATAATTATGTATATACTATAAGAGACGAAAGTGGAGAGTATAATAAGATCTCAACAGAAGGAGACAATGGATATATTGTATATAACAAATATAATGATACTATAGGATTTCCTAGTGATTTAAATGAATATGACTACATAGAGTACTGGATAAATGATAAAAAAAATATAGTGTATGTGGAAGTAAAATAA
- a CDS encoding stalk domain-containing protein, whose amino-acid sequence MKKKLIITLIICLILSTVVGVSATYTKKINAWFYNIKVNYNGKNVAFNSAPFIYNGYVYVPINDLAREMGYSYTWHNNSKTMDIYPSTSSTDITALQAELDRKNMEITNLKFQLSQQNLYKSISNDSGSSSSSSNTSLEDIRRILEEDFDSHKNDGNTLRFKDFKVSKYSNEVLVKMYGDFDKSYSKWEDRDDDDFDDFIEDLCEEVIKYIKKDVIVKVYDDDDDQIKKYTYDYNDERLYEDDDDDDIDDKLNSVENDLEDDYEDYTIGSKTLEFSKFSLKQKSNDDIECKIYAKFDKDSDDWKDRDKEDFREFVEKVCDDITDEVDEDVDVLVYDEDNDKIAEYEYDENDNDLEKVYEY is encoded by the coding sequence ATGAAAAAGAAATTAATAATAACTCTTATAATCTGTCTTATATTAAGCACAGTAGTAGGAGTATCTGCCACATACACTAAAAAGATAAATGCTTGGTTTTATAATATTAAGGTAAATTATAATGGTAAAAATGTAGCATTTAATTCTGCTCCATTTATATATAATGGTTATGTTTATGTGCCAATAAATGACTTAGCTCGTGAAATGGGATATTCCTATACATGGCATAACAATTCTAAAACCATGGATATATATCCATCTACTAGTTCTACTGATATAACTGCCCTTCAAGCAGAACTTGATAGAAAAAATATGGAAATAACAAATCTAAAATTTCAATTAAGTCAACAAAATCTATATAAATCTATTTCAAATGATTCTGGTTCTTCTAGTAGTTCTTCTAATACTTCCCTTGAAGACATCAGAAGAATATTAGAAGAAGATTTTGATTCCCATAAAAACGATGGAAATACTTTAAGATTTAAAGACTTTAAAGTAAGCAAGTATTCCAACGAAGTATTAGTAAAAATGTATGGAGACTTTGATAAGAGTTATAGTAAATGGGAAGATAGAGATGATGATGACTTTGATGATTTTATAGAGGATTTATGTGAAGAGGTTATAAAATACATAAAGAAAGACGTAATTGTTAAAGTTTACGATGATGACGACGACCAAATAAAAAAATATACTTATGATTATAATGATGAAAGATTATATGAAGATGATGATGACGATGATATTGATGATAAGTTAAATTCTGTGGAAAATGATTTAGAAGATGATTATGAAGATTATACAATAGGAAGCAAGACCTTAGAATTTAGCAAATTCTCTTTAAAACAAAAGTCTAATGATGATATAGAGTGTAAAATATACGCCAAATTTGATAAAGATTCTGATGATTGGAAGGATAGAGATAAAGAAGATTTTAGAGAATTTGTTGAAAAAGTTTGTGACGATATTACTGATGAAGTTGATGAAGATGTGGATGTATTAGTATATGATGAAGACAATGATAAAATTGCTGAATATGAATATGACGAAAATGACAATGATTTAGAAAAAGTTTATGAATATTAA